DNA sequence from the Falco peregrinus isolate bFalPer1 chromosome 16, bFalPer1.pri, whole genome shotgun sequence genome:
aTGCAGCACGGGGAGAGGCAGGTCGCCAGCAGAACAGCGGGACCCCGGGGCTGCCCTCACCTGCTTCATCTTTGCCAGCTCCCGCCGCGTGTGCTCGTCATTCCGCAGGTCCTTCTTGTTCCCCACCAGGATGATGGGCACGTTGGGGCAGAAGTGCTTCACCTCTGGTGTCCACTTCTCAGGGATGTTCTCTGCAAGCAACACACACGGACCCCTCTGAGCTGAGgggctgctccctcccagcctcctCGCAGCCCCAGGAACCGGCACCAGGCTTTTCCCATaagaaagcagggaaagcttgccctgcagcatcctcctctcccaccacctccaccaAGCCTGCAAGTTCCCTGCATTTTTCTGGAGCACACACAAAGCCAGGAGATGGAAGGGAGGGACTGGCATCCCCCAGAGAGGCAGCACGGGGGCTTTCCAGACCCCAAGGGGTTTAGCAGCAGCACCCAATCCTGTGGGAGCCCCAGGTCCCCCCCTTGCTCCCCACTCCCTACCGAGGCTATCTGGGCTGTCAATAGAAAAGCACATGAGGATAACGTCTGTGTCCGGGTAGGAGAGGGGCCGCAGCCTGTCGTAGTCCTCCTGTCCCGCTGTGTCCCACAGGGCCAGCTCCACCTGGGAAGGGAGAGTGACACAGCTCAGCAGCTTGCAGACAGCTCGGCGGGCCAGGAGCAAGCAGGTTTCTCTTCCTCAGTTCTAGCTACAATATTCCTTAAACTGGGGCAGGTTCAGGGTGACCCAGAAACGCAGGACCCGTGGGGCTCCCCCGAGCACTGCAGGTGAATTCGAGCTGCACGGACCGACCCGTGCAGCAGCGCTGGCTGATGGCACTGACAGGGCAGGAGCGAGGGGACgggagcagctccagcaccctgcAACTGCCCTTACCTGCTTCCCGTCTACCTCTATGTCAGCGATGTAGTTCTCGAACACAGTGGGCACGTAGACCTCAGGGAACTGGTCCTTGCTGAACACGATCAGCAGACACGTCTTTCCACAGGCACCATCTCCCACAATCACCAGCTTCTTCCTGATGGCTGCCATTGCTGCGGGGACAAGAGCAGGTGAGAGGACAGAGCAGCCATGGGCAGCCCATGCTCCTGGCCCCCCGTGCCCCAAAACCTTTCAAACGACTGCCCGGGAGGGCACTGGACACGGACACCCGGGCACACCTGGCATGAGCAGCTGGTGACTGCCAGGACAGAggctctccc
Encoded proteins:
- the RHOC gene encoding rho-related GTP-binding protein RhoC isoform X1 translates to MKTMAAIRKKLVIVGDGACGKTCLLIVFSKDQFPEVYVPTVFENYIADIEVDGKQVELALWDTAGQEDYDRLRPLSYPDTDVILMCFSIDSPDSLENIPEKWTPEVKHFCPNVPIILVGNKKDLRNDEHTRRELAKMKQEPVKPEEGRDMANRINAFGYLECSAKTKEGVREVFEMATRAGLQVRKNKKRRGCPLL
- the RHOC gene encoding rho-related GTP-binding protein RhoC isoform X2, which translates into the protein MAAIRKKLVIVGDGACGKTCLLIVFSKDQFPEVYVPTVFENYIADIEVDGKQVELALWDTAGQEDYDRLRPLSYPDTDVILMCFSIDSPDSLENIPEKWTPEVKHFCPNVPIILVGNKKDLRNDEHTRRELAKMKQEPVKPEEGRDMANRINAFGYLECSAKTKEGVREVFEMATRAGLQVRKNKKRRGCPLL